In the genome of Ureibacillus sp. FSL W7-1570, the window TTATGCTCATTTGGCGTATTTCAATAAAGAGTTGAAGGTGGGCGACATCGTGGAGCCTGGAACCATTCTTGGCGGTGTTGGAAGTTCGGGATATGGGAAGGAAGGAACGAGCGGCAAATTCCCTCCGCATTTGCATTATGGCATGTATAAATTCAACGGTCGGACTGAATGGGCTTTTGACCCGTATCCGCATCTTTTGCAATGGGAAAAGCAGACGAAGCAGGAACGCAAATAATAAGGTTGCTTTAGCGTGCCATTCGCTAGGGCAACTTTTTTGTTGCGAGAACATTTTGATAAAAGCCGCAAGGGATCTGTTGAAAATGCAAGTCCTCCAGCATCTCCTTGGATTTATCCAAAGTCGCAAAGTCTTGAAAAAAATTCCAAATAAATTATCCATTTTATCCTATTGAAATATTTTCTTGCCCATGTCACAATGATTGTAATTTCATAGTGCATTATCCAATCACTAGGGGTGCTAGTTTTAGCTGAGAGAGGCATTGCCTCAACCCTTTGAACCTGCACTAGGTAATGCTAGCGAAGGGAAGTGGTTGCTGGGACTCGTATTGTCTTTTTATGTTTTTTTACAGTTTGCCGATTTCGGGTTTTCAAGCCACTTCTTTCAGGAAGTGGCTTTTTTTCATGAACAAAAAAAGATGGGGGATAGGAATGCAATTCACAGATCGACTTTTTGAAAAGTATCATACCGTTTGGAGAAAAAATCATGAACATCCTTTTGTGAAAGAGTTGGGAACAGGAACACTGGATCCTGACAAGTTCCGTTTTTACATGATACAAGATTATTTATACTTAATCGATTATTCCAAATTGTTTGCATTAGGTGCTGTGAAAGCGCCAAATCTCGAAGTGATGACGGTGTTTGCCAACCTGCTTTATTACACGATGAATGAGGAAATGGCGTTGCACAGAAAATATGCCAGCCGTTTTGGAATCACGGAAAAAGAGTTGGAAGAGGCAAAACCTTCCCCGGTAACCCTTGCTTACACCCACTACATGTTGGCGGTTGCCCAAAACGGCTCCATCGCCGAATTGGCGGCTGCCCATTTGGCTTGTGCATGGAGCTATTGGGAGATTGGATGTGAATTGGCTGAAATCCCGGGGGCAAAAAATCATGAATTATACGGCGATTGGGTAAAAACGTACAGTTCAGAAGAGTTTGGCCAGTCTGCGCAATGGAATCTCGATTTGCTCAATCAATTGGCGGAAGGGAAGCCGGAATCCGAACTTCAGCGGCTGGAAGAAATCTTTTTAAATACGACCCGATTTGAATACATGTTCTGGGATATGGCTTATCATCAACAAATGTGGCCGATGGATGAACAGGTGACTGCATAATTTTTTGCGAAGGGAAGTCGTTTGGTTGGAACTGCACATAATCACCGATGGGAAAAAGACAAATGAAGAGTTGAAGGAAATCATTACATCGGTTTCTGCTGTTGTGGATTACATTCATATACGCGAAAAAAATAAATCGCCCCATGAGATTGTTGCTCTAGTAGAGGAGTTACTAAAGGCAGGGGTGCCGAAAGAAAAGCTTGTCATCAATGACCGGCTGGATATTGCTCTTGTGACTGGAATTCCGAATGTGCATCTGCCAGGGAAGGGGCTTCCGGTAGAAAAGGTCAAAACGGCATTTCCACATATGAAAGTGGGGGTCAGCATCCATTCCCTTGAAGAAGCGGAAAGAGCGGAAGAAGCAGGAGCTGATTACTGTTTATTCGGCCATGTTTTTGAAACGGACAGCAAAAAGGGATTAATGGGAAGAGGAACGGGTGCCCTTGGTGTAATTGTTGAACATGTAAAGATTCCAGTGATTGCCATCGGCGGAATTACTCCTGAGAATGCCGGAAAAGTGCTGGAGAAAAAAGTGCGCGGCATTGCAGTGATGTCTTACATTTTCTCATCGAAACACCCAAAAGAAGCGGCAACCCGTTTAAAACAAGTGTCAAAGGGGAAGGGGGATGACGTTGCAACTTTATATCAATGGACAGAAGACGGAAGTGGATAACAATGTGAAAAATGTGGCAGATTTGCTGAAGTCTTTTCAATTGCAAGGACGGATTGTCGTTGTTGAACAGAATGGAAAAATTATACTGAAAGAGCAATATGACAAACAGCCGGTAAATGATGGCGACAAAATCGAAATCGTCCATTTTGTTGGAGGGGGATAAACATGTTAAAAATTGCAGATAAAGTATTCCAATCAAGATTATTGCTAGGTACAGGGAAGTTCCCGAATTTTGAGGTCCAAAAGGAAGCGGTGGAAGCATCCGGAGCGGAAATTTTGACTTTTGCCGTAAGAAGAATGAATATTTATGAACCGTCACAGCCGAATTTTCTGGAAATGCTCGATCTTTCAAAATATACCCTCCTGCCGAATACTGCCGGGGCAAAAACGGCGGAAGAAGCGGTGAGGATCGCAAGACTCGCCAAAGCATCAGGACTGTGCGACATGGTGAAAGTGGAAGTCATTGGGGATGATAAAACCCTTCTTCCGGATCCGGTTGAAACACTAAAAGCTTCAGAAATGTTATTGGAAGAAGGTTTCATTGTCCTTCCTTATACTTCCGATGATGTAGTCTTAGCGAAGAGACTCGAAGAATTGGGGGTGCATGCCATCATGCCGGGCGCTTCACCCATTGGTTCAGGGCAAGGGATTGTGAATCCGCTGAATCTCTCCCTCATCATTGAGCAGGCGGGTATTCCGGTCATAGTGGATGCGGGAATCGGCTCGCCTGCGGATTGTGCCATTGCGATGGAGTTGGGGGCAGATGGCATCTTATTGAATTCAGCGGTGTCCGGGGCAAAAGATCCGGTGAAAATGGCAAAGGCCATGAAGCTGGCCATCGAAGCGGGAAGACTTGGATATGAAGCTGGCAGAATTCCGAAAAAACGGTATGCTGTTGCCTCCAGTCCAATAGAAGGGATGCTTCTTTCCTAATGGAACGGTATTCCCGGCAACGGTTGTTTTCCCCTATTGGTGAGGAAGGACAGAAGAAATTATTGGAAAGCCATGTGCTAATTGTCGGGGCAGGAGCGTTAGGTTGTGCCAATGCGGAGATGTTGGCACGGGCGGGCATCGGGAAAATCACCATTATCGACCGGGATTACGTTGATTGGACGAATCTCGGCCGGCAGCAACTTTATACGGAAGAGGATGCAAAACGGAACATCCCAAAGGCCATTGCGGCACAAAACCATTTACAAGTAATCAATTCAACGATTGATATTAAAGGGATTGTTGGAGACTTCTATATTGATTCAGAAGAAATAGTGAAAGATGCCGATCTCATCATGGATGGGACAGATAATTTTGAAACGAGATTTGTCATCAATGATATGGCAATGAAACATGGCATTCCCTGGATTCACGGGGCAGTGGTAAGAAGTTATGGAATGACCGTTTCCATTGTGCCAAAACAAACACCATGTTATCATTGTTTGCTCCAAACGCTTCCTTCCGAGGGTTTAACTTGCGATACCGTCGGGGTGATCAGTCCGGCAGTGCAAATGGTTGCATCCTATCAAACAGCCGAGGCTTTGAAATATCTGGTGAGCGGAGAAGTGTCCAAAGAATTGGTTTCCTTTGATGTATGGAAAAGGGAACACTCGATCATCGATGTATCATCATTAAAGAGGGCGGATTGCCCTTCGTGCGGGGGAAATCCCTCATTCCCATATTTGAGGAAGGGGACGGGTTTAAAAACCGCGGTGTTGTGCGGCAGAAATACCGTGCAGATTCGTCCGCAGCAAACGCAGCAATTTTCATTAGAAAGGATTTCAAAAAGGCTCCATACAATCGTTAAAAACTTAAAAGTGACCCCTTACTTAATGTCCTTCCAGGTGGAAGATGTCCAAATGGTTCTTTTTCAAGATGGCAGGGCATTGATCCATGGAACGAAAGAGGAAGAAAAGGCGAAAAGGATTTATCAACGGTATGTGGGGGCATGAAAGACCGTTGAATGCCAAAATAAAAAAGCTCTCCTGAACAGAGAGCTTTTTTACAAACCATTGTTTTACCAATGTTTGCAGTGAAAGCCGCCTTGCCGTAATATTAATAGAAAGTTTTAAAACCACGACTCCACCAGGTGGGTGTTCGCAGAAGATTTCCTGTCTATCGTCATTCACCGCAGTGTGACGCCCGCCATTCCATCTTCGATCTAAAACTCCCTTTTACAGTTCAAAGGTTAAAACTTAATATGTGTACGTACAACGCAGCTTTAATGTAATAGTAATGGAATATGTAGCTTGCCGCAAGTAAGTATCTTTTAATAAAAAAGTCAATTATTTAATATAAAAAGCGTTGGAGGTATTTTTTGCAAGCAAAAATAAAAGCCTCATTCGATTTAACCAAATCAATCCTGAGGCTTTATTTTGTCCAATATTTCATTGGTCAATTTGGCGACGTCAATTTGCGTATCTTCTTTCATGACGTCCTTCAAAATTTCATTCCGGAAATAACGGACACTTACTTTCAAAGGCATTTGAAGAAGTTTCGTTAATGCTTGTTGATACATAATGATAAATTCTTTATCTGTATTGCCCCGCTTCAGCTCGGCAAAGGATTCATAAAATTGATCGAGCTTATCCGCAAATTCCAGCAGACGGCCTTCCAATGTCCCATCTTTTCCTTCCTTCATCCGCTCGAAGAAAATTTCTTGAAATTCAGCTGGAATCTCTTCTTTTATAAATTTTTCCATCATTTTTTCTTCCACATGGGCAAGCATCTGTTTCAATTCTTCACTGGCATGTTTGACCGGTGTTTTAATATCTCCAATGAACACTTCGGCAAAGTCGTGATTGATGGTTTTTTCATAAAGGGACTTCCAATTGACTTTTGCCCCGTGCATTTCTTCCAAAGTTCCAAAAAACAAAGCGTATTGGGAAACTTTCCATGAATGGGCGGCCACATTATGTTCTTCGAATTTAAAACGTCCCGGCGCCCGAAAAATACGTTCCAAATCATTTAAGCTGGTAAAAAATTTATGGATGCCTATTGCCAACACTCCCATCAATTGATGTTTTGTATAAATATACACCATATTCTATCCAAAGGGGCATCTTTTACACAAATAATGCAACATAAAAGAGAATTGTCACGAATTTTATAAATAAAGTATCTGAAATACATGTTATACTAAGAAGCAGGAAGACGAAATGGATGTGATGGATATGTTGCATACGTTTTTTTTATTCATTCATATTTTGAGTGCGGTGGTTTCCATAGGCCCGTTGGTTACATTAATTCCGTTGACAAAGAAAATGGAGTCCGCCGATGAAAATGAAATGGTCGGTTATGTGAGATCCTTCCAAGTGGCTATTACCACAGTCAAGCATGCCGGACACGTCCTAGTGCTCTCAGGTGCGATTCTTGTCATAATCAGCGGATGGACTTGGAAAGATTCATGGATTGTTTTAACCTTGGCCGTCATGTTCCTTTCCATTGTGTTTTTGGCAAGGGCCTTCAAACCGACTCTGCAAACCTTTGGAACAAGCGGGTATCGGAAAGAAGAGTTTGTTGCAAAATTGAGGAAAGCAACATGGAAATATATTCTCTTATTATTGATTATGCTTTGGTTAATGGTGGATAAACCGATGCTGTGGTAAAAAGCTCATCGGGTTCTCAATTTTATGAAGTTTTGAAAAGATTGTAATATTATACATATGATGAACTGTAAGAAAAGGTACTTTTATAGTATTATAATATTGTGTGCGTTGCGAAGGGCACTTTATAAAGAAAAGCGAATTGAGAAAACGGTGTGTTTTCCAATTCGCTTTTTTATTTTTTGGAACAACTTGCGATCCAATTTGAATAATGGGGATGTTTTCACTAAATTTTTATTATACTGAAATATCAATAATGTTTCCTTTATATGGATGATTCATTGGTGGTTGGTTTTGAGTTGATTTATCCAACATTTCGATTACACCTGTCGCTCCCATATTCAGCGATTTATCCAAAATGCTCAGTTGCACCGTATGTTGGAGCGATGCCAACTGACTGGACATAATGGAATTGATATCCATGGAAATCCCTCCTTTAGATTAATATCGGACAATCGTTCGACATTCACATCCGTTTTTGAATATTTGTCCAATTCGTTGTCAAAGCTTTTCTAGGAGGAGGGAGAAACATGAAAAAAATATTTATGGCCGGTTTGCCGATCAGTTTGCTCCTATTGGGAGGATGCGGTTGGTTTGGAACGGCAACTGATGATGAAACGGAACAAATACCGGCAAATGCCGAAGCCGCTTTATCAGCCCAAGCGACCATGATCAACAGTGAAGGAAGTGAATTGGGGGTTGTCGAGTTTACAGAATCGAAAGAAGGTGTGAGAATCCATTTGAAATTGGAAAATGTGCCGGAAGGGGAACATGGTTTCCACATCCATGAAGTCGGAAAGTGCGAAAAGCCGACTTTTGAATCGGCAGGGGGCCATTTTAATCCCGGTGGGAAAGAACATGGGTTTAAAAATCCAAAGGGCTTCCATGCGGGGGATTTGCTGAATGTGAAGGCTGATGAGAATGGCAAAGTCGATGTAGTGTTCATTGACAGAAATATTACATTGGAAAAAGGAAAAGAACATTCATTATTTGATGAAGACGGAAGTTCCGTGATTTTGCATGAAGCTCCTGATGATTATAAAACGGATCCTTCGGGAAATTCCGGTGCGCGAATTGCTTGTGGGGTAATAGAGTCAAAATAGTATTATTTTTTGGGTTGTTGCTCATAGGGAGTGACAACCCAATATTTTTCTACAAAAAGAAAGAATAATATTATTATTTAGAAAATTTAAAAATTATATGTAATATAACAATTTTGGATGCCTAGGAAACATTGACGCGACAATAAAAATTCTATTTTGAAAATAGTATTTACTACTTTATGTTCTATTATTCTATAAAAAAGATTTGACATGAGTAAATTGTAATAGTTACAATTGTACTGTGTTAATACACATTTTTGTGGAAACAAAGAGGAGGGGATTTGTTTGAAAAGCAAAAAGTTTTTATTTTTGACAGTCATTAGCATTATGCTGCTGATGCTACTTGCTGCCTGTGGAGGAAAAGAAGACAATTCCGGCACAGATGAAGGTTCAACAAATGGGGATAACAATACATCATCATCTGACATCAAGTTCTTAAGCATGGTTACGGGCGGTACACAAGGTACTTACTATGCATTGGGTGGTACATTTGCGGAATTGATTTCAAAAGAAACTGGAATTAAAACAACTGCGGAAGTTTCACAAGCATCTGCTGCAAACATCAATGCATTAAAAGCGGGCGATGCTGAAATCGCTTTCGTTCAAACAGACATTGCTTACTATGCGAAAAACGGTCTAATGATGTTTGACGGAGAACCAATGGATGATTTAGCGGCGATCGGTGCCCTATATCCAGAAACGGTTCATCTTGTAACAACAGCCAAAACAGGCATCAAATCTTTCGAAGATTTAAAAGGTAAAAAAGTTTCTGTCGGAGCCCCAGGTTCCGGTACTTACGCAAACGCTGAACAATTGTTGGAAGTGCACGGTTTAACAATGGATGATATCCAAGCGCAAAACTTAGACTTCGGTGAATCTGTAGACGGTTTACAAGCTGGACAAATCGATGCGGCATTCATTACTGCAGGTTACCCTACAGCCGCTGTAGAAGCGTTAAGTGCACAAGCGGATGTGGTGATTGTTCCAGTGGATCCAGAAAAAGCAAAAGCGTTAATTGAAAAATATCCATATTACACTGAAGACACAATTCCGGCAGGCACATATGGTTTAGCTGAAGATGTGCCAACTGTATCAGTACTTGCGATGCTTGCAGTGAAGAAAGATTTGCCTGAAGATGTGGCATACGGAATTGCAAAAGCAATCTACAACAACACAGACAAAATTGGACATGCGAAAGCTGAATACATTAAGAAAGAAACTGCTTTAGATGGCATCGGTATTGATGTGCATCCAGGCGCGAAAAAATTCTTTGAAGAATAATTATTGACTGAGCAAAGTGAAGGGCTTGAAGGCTGATGCTTCTTCAGGCCCTTTATACATGGAGCGGTAAGATGAAAAAATTAGCAGCATTTCTGATTTTGGTCGTTTTGACAATACTTTTCTTTATCCCTCTTTTTCCGATTATATCTTTTACGGAAACGAAAACAAATAATCCGCAAATGTATTATATAGATTTGAGGAAAGATGCACCTTTTCAAATTCGCTTTACCCATTCCATTCATCGTACGGATGTTTTAGAGTCCTATGAAGTGGAAGACGGAAAGATTAAAATGATTTCGATGGAATATGAAGATGTGGCAATTGGTATGCCGGCCCATGCGGAAGAAGGACAAAAGTTAACGTATGAGGATGGGAAGTATAAACTTTATTCGAATAAAATGGTGGAAAACTTTGTCCTCTATGTCGGAGATATAAATATGGACTTGTTTTTTTATTATGGAGGCCGGGAATATAATTTGAAAAAAACCCTTCACCGCGGAAGTTCTTATATGGTTGAGGCAAAAAGGGTTTCCTTTTATGAAAAGTTGAAAGGAGTGCGAATAGTGCATGGTGAATACTGAGAAGCAACTGGATATTGATGTATTAACGGAAGAACAGCAACAAGAACTGTTAGAGAAGTATGACACCGAATCGAATGTAAGGAAAGTCGGCGGATGGGTGAAGTGGCTTGTTTTCACGCTTCTCCTTGCTTTTTCGTTATTCCAACTATATACGGCGATTTTTGGACAATTTACAGCCTACTTACAACGTAGTATTCACTTAGGATTCGGTTTGACGATAATATTCTTGTTATATCCAATACGCAAGAAGGGTTTGAAAACGAAAGTTCCTTTTTATGACTATATATTGGCAATTACTGCAGCGGCTACAGGCATGTATTGGACACTCAATTATGAAAGACTTGTAACTAGTTTGGGAAAGATTAATCAAACGGATTTTATCGTTGGTGCGATTGTAATTTTGCTCGTGCTAGAAGCTGCAAGAAGAGCGGTTGGTCTGCCAATTACCATTATTGCATCGCTTTTTTTGGTATATGCGTTTTTCGGGCCTTATATGCCGGACTTTTTGGCGCACCGGGGGCAATCGCTTGAGCAAATCGTCAACTTGATGTATTTCTCGACTGATGGTATTTTGGGTACTCCGATTAGCGTATCGGCCACTTATATCTTTGCCTTTCTATTATTCGGTGCTTTTCTAGTAAAAACAGGAGTAGGATCCTACTTCAACGATTTGGCGGTTGCCATTGCAGGGAAGTTGGTAGGTGGACCTGCGAAAGTGGCCATTTTCTCATCCGCATTGCAAGGAACCATTTCGGGAAGTTCCGTTGCCAATGTGGTGACATCCGGTTCTTATACCATTCCGATGATGAAAAAGTTGGGGTATAAAAAAGAGTTTGCCGGCGCTGTAGAAGCAGCCGCTTCAACTGGTGGACAAATCATGCCGCCAATTATGGGTGCGGCAGCATTCCTGATGGTGGAGTTTATCGGCCGTGGCGTCACATATTGGGATATTGCCAAAGCAGCGATTATTCCAGCCCTTTTGTATTTCTCGGGAATATGGATTATGACCCATTTTGAAGCGAAAAAATTGGGGCTTCGTGGCTTGTCGGAAGAAGAGTTGCCGAACCGAAAAGAGATTTTCAAAAAATTATATTTGCTTATTCCGATTCTATTGATCATCGTGTTAATGATGACTGGAGTACCGGTTATCCATGCAGCGTTATATGGAATTCTATCTTGCATCATTATCGGGTTTATCAACAGAGATGTAAAATTCGGTGTGAAAGATATCATCGAAGCGCTTGTGGATGGTGCAAGAACAGCGTTGGCCGTTGTTGCGGCAACTGCTTGTGCAGGGATTATTGTAGGGGTTGTTGTTAAAACGGGTCTTGGTTTAAGTCTGGCAAACAGCTTGGTGGAATTGGCAGGAGGAAATATCTTATTAACTTTATTCTTCGTCATGATCGCTTCCCTCATTTTAGGGATGGGTGCTCCAACTACAGCGAACTACGTAATTACTTCAACGATTGCAGCACCTGCGATTGTTACATTGCTTGCACCTGATGTTCCACAAGCAGCTGTGCCGGTTGTGGTATTATTATCCGCGCACTTTTTCGTATTCTACTTTGGCATCATCGCGGATATCACGCCTCCAGTCGCTTTGGCAGCCTTTGCCGCATCAGGTATTTCCGGCGGAGACCCGATCAAAACAGGTGTAAACTCTGCAAAACTGGCCATCGCAGCGTTCATCATTCCGTATATGATTGTGTTCTCGCCAGCATTGTTAATGATTGATGTTACGTTCTTACAAGTGATTTGGGTTGTATTTACTGCATTTATGGGTATGATCGCCATTGGTTCAGGGGTTATTGGATATTGGTACCGAAAAATCAATTTTATTGAAAGAATCCTTTTGATTATAGCTGGGCTATTAATGATTTATCCTGAATCCTTCTCAGATATTGCAGGGTTGATCATATTCGGAATTATGTTTGCAATTCAACTATTCACAAAAAATAAAGGGAATAATAAAATAGAAACGTCTATTGGCTAATGATTTGAATCCGCCTCGATTCCGGGGCGGATAATTTTTTTGTAATATCTCAACAAATGGTATATATTATTGAGTCTGGGGAAGAGGTATGAATTTTACCCTAGGCCTTCCCTTTTTGAAAGTACTTAAGAACCAAAGGGATTCATTTGGTGCCAAAACCTTTGAATGATTATTTTATGTGTGAAGTATTTGTTAAGGTGTGGGCAAAAGCAATTAATAAATAATTAGACATTATGTATAATAGAGTAAGCAAAATTATCGAGGTGCGAGGGATATGGGTCAAGTTAAAACATATGAAGAAGTCGTCTTTAGTTGGTTCGATCTTTTTCATAGTTGTCCGGAAGTAAGTTGGAAAGAGTATCAAACAACGAATAAAATTGCCGCCATCCTGGATGAATTGAAAGTTCCGTACAAACGGTTCGATGATATGACGGGACTGGTGGCGGAAATAGGCCAAGGGGAAGAAGTGGTCGCTGTAAGAGCCGATATTGATGCTCTCTGGCAAGAAGTGGACGGGGAAATGAGAGCGAATCATTCCTGCGGACACGATGCCAATATATCCATGGTGTTAGGCGCTTTATTAAGAATTAAAGACTACCCTTTAAAGAAACGCGTCCGGTTCATCTTCCAACCCGCTGAAGAAGTTGGGGGAGGAGCCATTGAGATGGTGAAACGGGGGATCATCGATGATGTGTCCTACCTCTTTGGCATTCATTTAAGACCGATTGAAGAACTGCCGTTTGGCAAAGTTTCTCCTGCGGTCCAACACGGTGCGGCATTGTTCCTGCAAGGTGAGGTGCGGGGGGTTGATGCCCACGGAGCAAGACCGCATCAAGGAAAAAATGCCATCGATGTGATTTTTGCCATCCAACAAATGTTGAAAAATATTTATTTAAATCCTTTTGAAGTGCATAGCGTGAAGTTGACAAAAGTGGTGGCGGATGGCGGCAGTGTCAATATCATTCCAGGTAATGCTACCTTTTCAATAGACATTCGGGCGCAAAAAAATCGCGTGATCGATGCGATACAATTCCATGTAGAACATGGACTTCGGAATATCAGCAAAATGTTTGAAACGGAAATAGTTTGGGATTGGTATGACAAAACACCAGGCGCAGAAGTGTCTGAAGAAGCGAAAAAAATTGCGGAAACAGCCATTATGGATACGGTCGGAGAAGGATTTTTGGCAGAGCCGGTTCAAACGCCGGGCAGCGATGATTTCCATTTTTATACGGTTTCCAAACCTGAATTGAAAGCGACGATGATTGGCATTGGTGCAGATCTGAAACCGGGCCTTCATCACCCGCATATGACCTTTAATAAAGATGCGCTCATTATCGGCGCAAAAGTATTGGCAAAAACATTATTTAATGCAACTGAGTATAAATAGAAGGAAGTAGGATTCAATGAACATCAAGAAAATAGAGATTTTTGCGGTAGATTTCCCACTAATAAAACCGTTTATTGTAAGTTACGGCACTTTTCCGACGATGCCGTCAATCATTATAAAACTTACAACGGATGATGGTTACATCGGCTGGGGGGAAAGTGTACCGGATGAACATGTAACTGGGGAAACATTTGAATCCACTTTTCATGTTCTAAAACATTCCTTGGCACCTGCAATGTTGAATGAGGACCCATGTCATTTTGAAAAAATCCATGACAAAATGGATCGTATCGTAAAAGGAGTGCCCAGTGCGAAGGCGGCCATTGATATCGCTTGTTTTGACGCAGTGGGGAAAAAGCTTGGGGTTCCGGTTTATCAGTTAATTGGCGGAAGATTTCATAAAAAATTCCCAATCACCCATGTGTTAAGCATTGATGAACCTGATAAAATGG includes:
- a CDS encoding amidohydrolase; protein product: MGQVKTYEEVVFSWFDLFHSCPEVSWKEYQTTNKIAAILDELKVPYKRFDDMTGLVAEIGQGEEVVAVRADIDALWQEVDGEMRANHSCGHDANISMVLGALLRIKDYPLKKRVRFIFQPAEEVGGGAIEMVKRGIIDDVSYLFGIHLRPIEELPFGKVSPAVQHGAALFLQGEVRGVDAHGARPHQGKNAIDVIFAIQQMLKNIYLNPFEVHSVKLTKVVADGGSVNIIPGNATFSIDIRAQKNRVIDAIQFHVEHGLRNISKMFETEIVWDWYDKTPGAEVSEEAKKIAETAIMDTVGEGFLAEPVQTPGSDDFHFYTVSKPELKATMIGIGADLKPGLHHPHMTFNKDALIIGAKVLAKTLFNATEYK